The proteins below are encoded in one region of Thermogemmatispora onikobensis:
- a CDS encoding ABC transporter ATP-binding protein has translation MLRVENLRAGYGPLEILHGVSLEVPTGSLVALLGANGAGKTTLMRTLLGLLPARSGRILFAGQEVQRASVERRVRLGLGLVPEGRELFPSLSVRENLLMGAFTRRGRAAIEADIERVLTCFPRLKERLALPAASLSGGESQMLAIGRALMSRPRLLLIDELSQGLAPAIVESVLAVLARLNRDEGLTILLVEQNARKALKVASLAYVLQSGSIVLQGRPADLAASPAIQHLYLGGEAKAEGPDEKSLDARSLVRGGLNNEARGEE, from the coding sequence ATGCTGCGGGTTGAGAATTTACGCGCCGGCTATGGGCCGCTGGAGATTCTTCATGGTGTCTCGCTGGAGGTCCCCACGGGGAGCCTGGTGGCCCTACTGGGGGCCAATGGGGCCGGGAAGACAACCCTGATGCGCACACTGCTGGGCCTGTTGCCGGCGCGGAGCGGGCGCATCCTGTTCGCTGGCCAGGAGGTACAGCGTGCCAGCGTTGAGCGGCGGGTGCGCCTGGGGTTGGGACTGGTGCCCGAGGGACGAGAGTTGTTTCCATCCTTGAGTGTGCGCGAGAATCTGCTCATGGGGGCCTTCACGCGCCGCGGGCGTGCGGCCATCGAGGCTGATATCGAGCGTGTTCTGACCTGCTTTCCGCGCCTCAAGGAGCGGTTGGCTCTGCCAGCAGCCAGCTTGAGTGGTGGCGAGAGCCAGATGCTGGCCATCGGACGAGCCTTGATGAGCCGGCCTCGTCTGCTGCTCATCGACGAGCTGTCCCAGGGCCTGGCGCCGGCCATCGTCGAAAGCGTGCTCGCCGTGTTGGCGCGCCTCAACCGCGACGAGGGGCTGACCATTCTGCTGGTCGAGCAGAATGCGCGCAAGGCGCTCAAGGTAGCCAGTTTGGCCTACGTGCTCCAGAGCGGCAGCATCGTCCTGCAGGGCCGGCCAGCTGACCTGGCAGCCAGCCCGGCTATACAGCATCTCTATCTGGGCGGCGAGGCGAAGGCCGAAGGGCCAGACGAGAAAAGCCTTGACGCGCGCTCCCTGGTGCGCGGGGGCCTGAACAACGAAGCAAGAGGAGAGGAGTGA
- a CDS encoding 3-hydroxybutyrate dehydrogenase, whose amino-acid sequence MEGLTGKVALVTGAASGIGLAIARDLAGHGVRVTLCDVNAAQGEKVAATLPQARFVAADLTHEADIERLVATTLDAEGRIDILVNNAGFQHVAPLEQFPVEKWRQMIDLMLTAPFLLTRAVLPGMYERGWGRIVNIASVHALRASALKAAYVSAKHGLLGLTRVTALEGAPHGVTCNAVCPSYVRTPLVEGQIPALARQHGIAEERVVAEVMTARSAIRRLLEPEEVAQLVSYLCSEAAAGITGSAQVIDCGWTAQ is encoded by the coding sequence ATGGAAGGTTTGACAGGCAAGGTGGCGCTGGTCACGGGCGCCGCCTCGGGTATTGGCTTGGCCATTGCGCGTGATCTGGCAGGGCATGGGGTGCGCGTGACGCTGTGCGATGTCAACGCCGCCCAGGGGGAGAAGGTGGCGGCGACCCTACCACAGGCGCGCTTTGTGGCGGCGGACCTGACGCACGAGGCCGACATTGAACGTCTCGTCGCCACAACGCTGGACGCTGAGGGGCGCATCGATATTCTGGTCAATAATGCTGGCTTCCAGCATGTGGCGCCGCTGGAGCAGTTCCCGGTCGAGAAGTGGCGTCAGATGATCGATCTGATGTTGACAGCTCCCTTTCTGCTGACACGGGCCGTGCTGCCCGGCATGTATGAACGTGGTTGGGGACGCATTGTCAATATCGCTTCGGTACATGCCTTGCGAGCGTCGGCGCTGAAGGCGGCCTATGTCAGCGCCAAGCATGGCCTGCTGGGACTGACGCGCGTGACGGCCCTGGAGGGGGCGCCCCACGGCGTTACCTGCAATGCTGTCTGCCCTTCGTACGTGCGCACGCCGCTGGTCGAGGGCCAGATTCCGGCCCTGGCCCGCCAGCATGGGATTGCCGAGGAGCGCGTGGTGGCAGAGGTGATGACGGCGCGCAGCGCCATTCGCCGCCTGCTGGAGCCGGAGGAAGTGGCTCAGTTGGTGAGCTATCTCTGTAGCGAGGCGGCGGCGGGTATCACGGGCAGCGCTCAGGTGATCGACTGCGGCTGGACGGCGCAGTAG